A genomic segment from SAR324 cluster bacterium encodes:
- a CDS encoding aspartyl/glutamyl-tRNA amidotransferase subunit C has translation MFTIEQVNKIAELSSLTLTAEEKIQFAQQFSQVLDYFEKLNTLDLPQDLEDRDEQFCKISREDVLKESSVTPDSFSPYLHNNLFRVPKVIDQG, from the coding sequence ATGTTTACCATTGAACAGGTCAATAAAATTGCCGAGTTGTCTTCGTTGACACTGACCGCAGAAGAAAAAATCCAGTTTGCCCAACAATTCAGTCAGGTTCTGGATTATTTTGAAAAACTCAACACACTGGATCTTCCCCAAGATCTTGAAGACCGGGATGAACAATTCTGTAAAATTTCAAGGGAGGATGTTTTAAAGGAATCAAGCGTAACGCCTGACAGTTTCAGCCCCTATCTTCACAATAACCTGTTCAGAGTTCCCAAAGTCATTGACCAGGGTTAA
- the fabZ gene encoding 3-hydroxyacyl-ACP dehydratase FabZ, which yields MLDLEAIKKVLPHRYPFLLVDRILEIQPGQYCKALKNISAGDPVFEGHFPGNPVMPGVLMVEALAQTAGFVIHSSLENPPENFQVLFGGLDNVRFKKQVVPGDQLILETTFKNKKRNLWILEGKATVDSKIAVIAEIKLAIIE from the coding sequence ATGCTTGATCTGGAAGCAATTAAAAAAGTATTGCCGCATCGTTATCCATTTTTGCTGGTGGATCGGATTCTGGAAATCCAACCGGGGCAATACTGCAAAGCCCTTAAAAATATTTCCGCAGGCGATCCTGTGTTTGAAGGACATTTTCCGGGAAACCCGGTCATGCCTGGTGTGCTGATGGTGGAGGCTCTGGCTCAGACTGCCGGGTTTGTGATCCATTCAAGCCTTGAAAATCCACCGGAAAATTTTCAGGTGCTGTTTGGCGGACTGGACAATGTACGCTTCAAAAAGCAGGTGGTTCCAGGGGATCAACTGATTCTGGAAACAACCTTCAAAAACAAAAAACGGAATTTGTGGATTCTGGAAGGAAAAGCCACTGTTGACTCAAAAATTGCGGTGATTGCTGAAATCAAACTCGCCATCATTGAATAA
- a CDS encoding OmpH family outer membrane protein yields the protein MRQFKWQWLGIFSLIMLVTNSAWALRIGVVDLNRALNESEEGIRSKNILESKGRQKQQDIKLEEEELKTLAEELSNNPLLNPETKRQKEEELRQRQQNLRGKIQQFQQDIRTEERRLTEEIFKELKTVIRSVSIAEKYDVVLEKNAAEVILYMKEDKDDFTQKIIDRYNALKAEKH from the coding sequence GTGAGACAATTCAAATGGCAATGGCTCGGGATATTTTCATTAATCATGCTTGTGACCAATTCAGCATGGGCGTTAAGAATTGGTGTGGTGGATCTTAACCGGGCATTGAATGAATCTGAAGAAGGCATCCGTTCCAAAAATATTCTGGAAAGCAAGGGGCGACAAAAACAGCAGGATATCAAACTGGAAGAAGAAGAATTAAAAACTCTGGCCGAGGAATTGAGTAACAATCCCTTGCTGAATCCGGAAACCAAACGCCAGAAAGAAGAAGAACTTCGGCAACGACAACAAAATTTACGAGGAAAAATCCAGCAATTCCAACAGGATATCCGTACCGAAGAACGACGTCTCACCGAAGAAATTTTCAAGGAACTGAAAACGGTCATCCGGTCTGTTTCCATTGCGGAAAAATATGATGTGGTGCTGGAAAAAAACGCGGCGGAAGTGATTTTATACATGAAAGAAGATAAAGATGATTTTACCCAGAAAATCATTGATCGCTACAATGCGTTGAAAGCTGAAAAGCATTGA
- a CDS encoding PAS domain S-box protein — MSDNKFEAEVLTETSGTDQTIKAVNSETILLKTGALQKAIFNSANFSSIATDEMGVIQIFNVGAERMLGYAAAEVVNKITPADISDSEEVITRAKALSIEFGTTIAPGFETLVFKASRTIEDVYELTYIRKDGSRFPAVVSITALRNIQGTIIGYLLIGTDNTARKQAEEALLKASALQNAIFNSANFSSIATDEMGVIQIFNVGAERMLGYEATEVVNKITPADISDSQELINRAKLLSLEFGTTIALGFEALVFKASRTIEDIYELTYIRKDGSRFPAVVSVTALRDTQGVIIGYLLIGTDNTARKEIEAEQKRLSQRLRDQQFYTRSLFESNIDALMTTDPTSIITDVNKQTEKLTGCSRDELIGAPFSNYFTDPELAEAGIKLALTEKNVINYELTALSRDGVETEVSLNATTFYDRDRKLQGVFAAARDITERKFLDQELHEKNIELENAKSVAEKANHAKSDFLSSMSHELRSPLNAILGFAQLMESNTPPPTLDQQESLAEILKSGWHLLKLINEILDLAKIESGHVPLSMEHVSLGSVVGECRSMLDQQAQQRELKMIFPPFDIPVFVYADRIRVKQVLINLLSNAIKYNNKQGTLELSVVDATPGRIRVSVKDTGDGLKPEQVEQLFQPFNRLGQETGTEEGTGIGLVVAKQLIELMQGTIGAESTVGGGSVFWIELNSTTAPGVSVAQINTMKLPQLHTITGEGPHTLLYIEDNPANLKLVEQIMERHPEINLLTANHGKLGIEMAYANHPRVILLDINLPDINGFEVLKILRSNPATLSIPTIALTANAMPNDIKKGIEAGFFRYITKPIQINELMNAVNLALGHKQNGIQSNVQSEELNPRLSSKITKFLMENGMFHDVVVKLPKALILRMQDAVSVADLDRLLELMDELEGNTELSQHLKMLARNYDYDTLQHIFTKLEENHDCH, encoded by the coding sequence ATGTCCGATAACAAATTCGAGGCTGAGGTGCTTACTGAAACCTCTGGTACGGATCAAACCATCAAAGCCGTTAATAGCGAAACCATCCTGCTCAAAACAGGTGCCTTACAGAAAGCGATTTTCAATAGTGCAAACTTCTCGAGTATTGCCACCGATGAGATGGGGGTCATTCAAATCTTCAATGTCGGCGCCGAGCGTATGTTGGGCTATGCCGCCGCTGAAGTGGTGAATAAGATCACACCCGCCGACATTTCTGATTCGGAAGAAGTGATAACGCGTGCTAAAGCGTTGAGCATTGAGTTTGGAACCACGATTGCGCCGGGTTTTGAGACCTTGGTGTTCAAGGCTTCGCGCACAATTGAGGATGTCTACGAATTAACCTACATTAGAAAAGATGGCAGTCGCTTTCCGGCAGTCGTATCAATCACAGCGTTGCGCAATATCCAGGGTACGATCATCGGTTATCTGCTGATCGGCACGGATAATACGGCACGCAAGCAGGCAGAAGAGGCATTGCTCAAAGCAAGCGCCCTGCAGAACGCAATTTTCAACAGCGCAAACTTCTCGAGTATTGCCACCGATGAGATGGGGGTTATTCAAATCTTCAATGTTGGCGCCGAGCGTATGCTGGGCTACGAAGCCACTGAAGTGGTGAACAAGATCACACCCGCAGATATTTCCGATTCCCAGGAATTGATAAACCGTGCGAAATTGTTGAGCCTTGAATTCGGAACCACGATCGCCCTAGGCTTTGAGGCACTGGTTTTCAAAGCATCCCGCACGATTGAGGATATCTACGAATTAACCTACATCCGGAAAGATGGCAGCCGTTTTCCGGCAGTCGTTTCGGTCACAGCGTTGCGCGATACTCAAGGCGTGATCATCGGTTATTTGTTGATCGGTACCGATAATACCGCACGCAAAGAGATCGAGGCCGAACAGAAACGGCTCAGCCAACGTCTGCGTGACCAACAGTTCTATACACGCTCCCTGTTTGAATCCAATATCGATGCCCTGATGACCACCGATCCAACCAGCATCATCACCGATGTCAATAAACAGACAGAGAAACTTACCGGTTGCTCACGGGATGAATTGATTGGAGCCCCCTTCAGTAATTACTTCACCGATCCGGAACTAGCTGAGGCCGGCATTAAACTGGCACTGACTGAAAAAAATGTCATCAACTATGAACTTACAGCGCTGTCCAGGGACGGTGTGGAAACTGAAGTCTCCCTCAATGCTACCACTTTTTATGATCGGGACAGGAAGTTGCAGGGAGTGTTTGCCGCAGCGCGGGACATCACTGAACGAAAATTTCTGGATCAAGAGCTCCATGAAAAGAATATAGAGTTGGAAAACGCGAAATCGGTAGCGGAAAAAGCCAACCACGCAAAATCAGACTTTCTTTCGAGCATGAGTCATGAACTGCGCAGTCCGCTCAATGCCATTCTCGGATTCGCCCAGTTGATGGAGTCCAACACTCCGCCACCAACACTGGACCAGCAGGAAAGTTTAGCCGAGATTCTTAAATCCGGATGGCATTTACTGAAGTTGATCAACGAAATCCTCGATCTGGCGAAGATCGAGTCCGGGCATGTGCCGCTGTCGATGGAACATGTATCGCTGGGGTCCGTCGTTGGCGAATGTCGGAGCATGCTTGACCAACAGGCGCAACAGCGTGAACTCAAGATGATCTTTCCCCCATTTGATATTCCGGTCTTTGTCTATGCGGATCGAATCCGTGTCAAGCAGGTTCTCATCAACTTGCTGTCCAATGCGATCAAATACAACAACAAACAAGGAACCCTTGAGTTATCTGTCGTCGACGCAACGCCGGGGAGAATCCGCGTGAGCGTCAAGGACACCGGCGATGGCCTGAAACCCGAACAAGTGGAGCAACTCTTTCAGCCGTTCAATCGTCTTGGGCAGGAAACAGGCACTGAGGAAGGCACAGGGATCGGCCTCGTGGTGGCCAAACAATTGATTGAACTGATGCAGGGCACAATCGGTGCGGAAAGTACCGTTGGCGGGGGAAGCGTGTTCTGGATTGAACTCAACTCAACTACTGCGCCAGGAGTTTCAGTGGCACAGATCAACACCATGAAATTGCCCCAACTGCATACCATCACAGGAGAGGGGCCACACACCCTGCTCTATATTGAGGACAACCCCGCCAACCTGAAACTGGTTGAGCAAATCATGGAGCGCCATCCGGAGATAAACCTGCTGACAGCAAATCATGGAAAACTCGGGATCGAAATGGCCTACGCCAATCATCCGCGTGTCATCCTGTTAGACATCAATCTGCCTGATATCAACGGTTTTGAAGTCCTGAAAATCCTGCGTTCCAATCCAGCCACCTTGAGCATCCCCACCATTGCCCTCACCGCGAATGCCATGCCGAATGATATCAAAAAGGGCATCGAAGCGGGATTTTTCCGCTACATTACAAAACCCATCCAGATCAATGAGCTGATGAACGCGGTGAATCTGGCACTGGGACATAAGCAAAATGGCATACAGTCAAACGTGCAGTCCGAAGAACTGAACCCTCGTCTTTCTTCCAAAATTACAAAATTTCTCATGGAAAACGGAATGTTCCATGATGTCGTGGTCAAACTACCCAAGGCTTTGATACTGCGAATGCAGGATGCCGTTAGTGTCGCGGATTTAGACCGTCTGCTTGAACTGATGGACGAACTCGAAGGAAATACCGAACTGTCACAGCATCTGAAAATGCTGGCTCGAAATTATGACTATGATACGTTGCAACACATCTTTACAAAATTGGAGGAAAACCATGACTGTCATTAA